The proteins below are encoded in one region of Zerene cesonia ecotype Mississippi chromosome 10, Zerene_cesonia_1.1, whole genome shotgun sequence:
- the LOC119829320 gene encoding thymus-specific serine protease-like, with protein sequence MDVKNNVYLAFLLILYCILCVNSSDLQYETSFNQLTKLFLENKVALRSTLDVQAGWIQQPLDHFTSNSPTWKMRYFTALEYFRQNGPVFIYLGGEGTANPVHLKSGVIQELAQETGGAMFMTEHRYYGLSKPYPNFNAETMKWLSSTQALADIAKLITYIKSDSKFMKSKVVMIGGSYPGNLAAWMRLKYPNLVDAAIASSSPVLAKKDFYEYFEKVNENYQKYGTSNCLLKTKSLFQRYKVLLQNVEGTTQLKRENNICDTCDLKDIRNQWVFFLSKINTFSQSSQYGGPIKIKNHCNLLEKYDTLNNLGQRISYAAFIDSFRRNSDIHAWFYQVCTEFGYFQTTTSKSQPFGDVNPKEFYLHICKDLFGADFNEARVDRGVQRSNYAYGGLRPNVTRVVFVNGDVDPWSTISVLVTLSSEAPAVVIPGAVHCQDLSTTHYSPETLKQATRYVKNVVKTWIGIGNGPK encoded by the exons ATGgatgttaaaaataacgtatatttagcgtttttattaatactgtaTTGTATTCTATGCGTTAACAGTTCTGACCTCCAGTATGAGACAAGCTTCAACCAGTTGACAAAATTGTTCCTCGAAAATAAAGTAGCCTTAAGATCCACGCTGGACGTTCAAGCTGGATGGATACAGCAACCCCTAGACCATTTCACATCGAATTCTCCAACATGGAAAATGAGGTATTTCACAGCTTTAGAATATTTTCGGCAAAATGGtcctgtatttatttatttgggtGGAGAAGGGACAGCGAATCCAGTACACTTAAAAAGTGGAGTAATTCAAGAATTGGCACAGGAGACGGGTGGAGCAATGTTCATGACTGAACATCGATATTATGGGCTCAGTAAACCATATCCTAATTTTAATGCGGAAACAATGAAATGGCTATCATCAACGCAAGCCCTTGCTGATATAGCAAAATTGATAACGTACATAAAATCTGATTCTAAGTTTATGAAATCAAAAGTCGTTATGATTGGAGGATCATATCCAGGTAATTTAGCTGCGTGGATGAGGTTGAAATATCCTAATTTGGTTGATGCAGCTATCGCAAGCAGCAGTCCCGTTTTAGCAAAGaaagatttttatgaatacttCGAGAAAGTAAATGAAAACTATCAGAAATATGGAACATCCAACTGTCTGCTTAAAactaaatctttatttcaaagatataAAGTACTACTCCAAAATGTGGAAGGCACTACGCAGCTAAAgcgagaaaataatatttgcgaTACTTGcgatttaaaagatattagaAATCAATGGGTGTTTTTCTTGAGtaaaattaacacattttcACAATCATCTCAATATGGAGGGccgattaaaataaaaaatcattgtaATCTCTTGGAAAAATATGATACACTAAATAATTTAGGGC AGCGAATAAGTTATGCTGCATTTATTGACAGTTTCCGGAGAAACAGTGATATCCATGCGTGGTTTTATCAAGTTTGTACTGAATTCGGATATTTCCAAACAACAACGTCCAAATCACAACCATTTGGTGATGTCAATcctaaagaattttatttacatatatgcAAAGATTTATTCGGAGCTGATTTTAATGAAGCAAGAGTTGACAGGGGTGTGCAAAGAAGCAATTATGCTTATGGTGGATTGAGGCCGAATGTAACTCGCGTTGTATTCGTTAATGGGGACGTAGATCCATGGAGTACTATAAGCGTTCTTGTAACACTGTCTTCTGAAGCGCCAGCTGTTGTCATACCCGGAGCAGTACATTGTCAAGATTTAAGCACTACCCATTACTCTCCGGAAACACTAAAACAAGCTACTAGGTACGTTAAAAATGTGGTAAAAACTTGGATCGGAATAGGAAATGGTCCAAAGTAG